The following proteins come from a genomic window of Sorghum bicolor cultivar BTx623 chromosome 3, Sorghum_bicolor_NCBIv3, whole genome shotgun sequence:
- the LOC8062312 gene encoding glucan endo-1,3-beta-glucosidase GV encodes MGGVHGVCYGVVGDNLPSRADVVQLCKSNNIQSMRIYFPDQAALAALRGSGIAVILDVGGVDAVRALAGSASVAADWVQANVQAYQRDVLIRYIAVGNEVGPGDGAAALLLPAMRNVHAALVSAGLDGSIKVSTAVKMDAFADTFPPSRGAFAQGYMADVARFLADTGAPLLANVYPYFAYRDDPRNISLEFASFRPGAATVTDGGNGLAYTNLLDAMVDAIYAALEKAGAPGVQVVVSESGWPSAGGFAASVDNARQYNQGVIDHVRQGTPRRPGLLETYVFAMFNENQKTGDEIERHFGLFNPDKTPVYPINFPN; translated from the coding sequence ATGGGAGGTGTGCACGGTGTCTGCTACGGCGTGGTCGGCGACAACCTCCCTTCGCGTGCGGACGTGGTGCAGCTCTGCAAGTCCAACAACATCCAGTCCATGCGCATCTACTTCCCGGACCAGGCCGCCCTCGCCGCGCTCCGCGGCAGCGGCATCGCCGTCATCCTCGACGTGGGCGGCGTGGACGCCGTCCGCGCCCTCGCCGGCAGCGCCTCGGTCGCCGCGGACTGGGTCCAGGCCAACGTGCAGGCGTACCAGCGCGACGTCCTCATCAGGTACATCGCCGTCGGCAACGAGGTAGGCCCCGGCGACGGCGCCGCGGCGCTGCTCCTCCCGGCCATGCGGAACGTGCACGCCGCGCTGGTGTCCGCGGGGCTCgacggcagcatcaaggtgtcCACGGCGGTGAAGATGGACGCGTTCGCCGACACGTTCCCGCCGTCCCGCGGCGCGTTCGCGCAGGGGTACATGGCCGACGTCGCGCGGTTCCTGGCCGACACCGGCGCGCCGCTGCTGGCCAACGTGTACCCCTACTTCGCCTACAGGGACGACCCGCGGAACATCAGCCTCGAGTTCGCCAGCTTCCGACCGGGGGCGGCCACGGTGACGGACGGCGGCAACGGGCTGGCGTACACGaacctcctcgacgccatggtGGACGCCATCTACGCGGCGCTGGAGAAGGCCGGCGCGCCCGGCGTCCAGGTCGTCGTGTCGGAGAGCGGGTGGCCGTCCGCCGGCGGGTTCGCGGCGAGCGTGGACAACGCGCGCCAGTACAACCAGGGTGTGATCGACCATGTCCGGCAGGGCACGCCCCGGAGGCCCGGGTTGCTGGAGACGTACGTGTTCGCCATGTTCAACGAGAACCAGAAGACTGGGGACGAGATCGAGAGGCACTTTGGCTTGTTCAACCCGGACAAGACGCCTGTTTACCCAATCAACTTCCCAAACTGA
- the LOC8081326 gene encoding serine/threonine-protein kinase TIO — protein MGIEDYHVIDLVGEGSFGKVYKGRRKYTRQTVAMKFILKHGKTDKDIHNLRQEIEILRKLKHENIIEMIDAFETPQEFCVVTEFAQGELFEVLEDDKCLPEEQVQAIAKQLVKALYYLHSNRIIHRDMKPQNILIGKGSIVKLCDFGFARAMSANTVVLRSIKGTPLYMAPELVREQPYNHTADLWSLGVILYELFVGQPPFYTNSVYALIRHIVKDPVKYPDNMSANFKSFLKGLLNKVPQSRLTWPALLEHPFVKDDSMGSAAESRPAPFEARGSEGTRKTEETQTSRNQPSPAAPQSRTTATNRDNDSDKPKANRKLDGPMQATQDRHGSPTGAVPESCSPSECTALDKLEKASQTVEGANSIVEDNEALSTVLSPIKIWLTNTPSPPRELNIDGANQSLRIIKNLIDAGSCQSYAAIDISLLLEFTNLIIKTKLSNAYGLVVKCLAIARKLLDTNDEVILKSYDRHWLSLYELYSQILVSTVDPSGRISRESTACLALMLSRVISGLKASMSSEDPKPVEESLLKIIDHARTSQLLELLCECLIASGSDTISGSTNMVPAACEACKAIWYLAHAVDIMSIGAHHFSFPLANSWRQIHSMQEQGSMADSNSTNLINIFVKSFLASRPMQVAVYHCLHNGLESAIHACLQLISRACLQNVSFCAIMCRPWNSPSDVDAVEYGGDGTIVSDMFSLLSLCGSYLNKESKQNSNQKCKLSNPHALVVHCCLALATIAACLKSEGESSASVILTSSQKKQRSRLSVLAHLSSVDDTVKSCLQPHCASAMLALSSIVSLENGGQTRSSLCETALALFPRMATLHTLLKLWLSDGSEALCRYNAGLLNLFGLRDGSIGLLETRLKWGGPLAIEQACSVGIPQLLIRLLTDGFSKEISDGKDSSTNRSGLSPLGVVWTLSALSQCLPGGVFREILYRREQLKLLTDLLSDTHLKALAAWTGLGGGKRGVRELINSVVDILAFPFVAVQSSPNMPSASASINSGFLLNVASPGGRIGTENKEMLKTIEQNMPQYIQVLLEVGIPGCMLRCLDYVDMEDLGRPLAIVAKMAGYRPLALQLHKEGLLDPSRVAALLEGPIAKETLLDFLMIISDLARMSKDFYVPIDKAGLVGFLKNFLSNGDPDIRAKACSAIGNMCRHSSYFYGPLAANKVIQLVVDRCSDPDKRTRKFACFAVGNAAYHNDMLYEELRRSIPQLTTLLLGPEEDKTKGNAAGALSNLVRNSDKLCEDIVSQGAIQALLKMVGSYSTVALSPSRRDALTESPLRIVLFALRKMCDHAICRNFLRSSELLPVIVHLRQSPDSTISEYASAIATRVSQA, from the exons ATGGGGATAGAAGATTACCATGTCATCGACCTCGTCGGGGAGGGCTCCTTCGGCAAGGTTTACAAGGGCAGGCGCAAGTACACTCGCCAG ACGGTCGCCATGAAGTTCATTCTTAAGCACGGGAAGACCGATAAGGATATACACAACCTTAGGCAGGAGATTGAG ATCCTAAGGAAACTCAAACATGAGAACATAATAGAAATGATCGATGCCTTTGAAACCCCTCAGGAGTTTTGTGTTGTCACAGAGTTTGCTCAG GGAGAACTGTTTGAGGTGCTTGAGGATGATAAATGccttccagaagaacaagttcaGGCAATTGCTAAGCAGCTG GTGAAAGCATTGTATTACTTGCATTCCAATAGAATTATTCACCGAGATATGAAACCTCAGAACATCCTTATCGGGAAAGGATCTATTGTAAAG CTTTGTGACTTCGGGTTTGCTCGTGCTATGTCAGCTAATACTGTTGTATTACGCTCCATTAAAG GGACGCCTTTATATATGGCTCCAGAACTGGTGAGGGAACAGCCATATAACCACACAGCAGATTTATGGTCCCTTGGTGTCATCTT GTATGAACTGTTTGTTGGACAGCCCCCTTTTTATACAAATTCGGTCTATGCACTTATCCGGCACATTGTCAAG GATCCTGTAAAATATCCAGATAATATGAGCGCAAACTTTAAGAGCTTCCTGAAGGGTTTACTCAACAAG GTGCCTCAAAGTAGATTAACCTGGCCAGCATTGTTGGAGCACCCATTTGTCAAAGATGATTCAATGGGATCGGCAGCT GAGTCTCGACCTGCACCTTTTGAAGCTAGAGGGTCTGAAGGTACTCGGAAAACAGAAGAAACACAAACATCAAGGAACCAACCTTCCCCAGCTGCTCCCCAAA GTAGAACTACTGCTACCAATAGGGATAATGATTCCGATAAACCAAAAGCTAACAGAAAATTGGATGGCCCTATGCAAGCAACTCAGGACCGCCATGGTTCACCTACTGGTGCTGTTCCTGAAAGTTGCTCTCCCTCAG AGTGTACTGCTTTGGATAAACTGGAAAAAGCTTCACAAACAGTAGAAGGTGCAAACAGCATTGTTGAAGACAATGAAGCACTGTCAACCGTTCTCAGCCCTATCAAAATTTGGCTTACTAATACTCCAAGTCCACCCAG GGAACTGAACATTGATGGAGCAAATCAGTCACTCAGaattataaaaaatttaattGATGCCGGGTCATGCCAATCTTATGCGGCAATTGACATAAGCTTGCTTCTTGAGTTTACAAATCTCATTATCAAAACTAAGCTTTCAAATGCTTATGGACTTGTGGTGAAG TGCCTGGCAATTGCACGGAAACTACTTGATACAAATGATGAAGTTATTTTAAAATCTTATGACAGACATTGGTTATCCCTATATGAGCTTTATTCACAG ATCCTGGTTTCTACAGTGGATCCATCTGGAAGAATATCTCGTGAGTCAACTGCCTGCCTTGCTTTGATGTTATCTCGGGTCATCTCTGGGTTGAAGGCAAGCATGTCATCTGAAGACCCGAAGCCAGTGGAAGAAAGTCTCCTCAAGATCATTGATCATGCGAGGACGTCACAACTACTTGAACTCTTGTGTGAATGCCTGATAGCTTCGGGTTCAGACACAATATCAGGTTCTACAAACATGGTACCTGCTGCTTGTGAGGCATGCAAGGCTATTTGGTACCTAGCTCATGCTGTTGACATTATGTCCATTGGTGCACACCATTTTTCATTTCCCTTAGCTAATTCATGGCGACAAATACACTCAATGCAAGAGCAAGGTTCAATGGCAGATTCAAACTCTACCAATCTGATTAACATATTTGTCAAATCATTTCTCGCCTCACGACCAATGCAGGTTGCAGTTTACCACTGCTTGCATAATGGTCTAGAATCAGCTATTCATGCTTGTCTTCAG CTTATCTCAAGGGCCTGTCTGCAGAATGTGTCTTTCTGTGCCATTATGTGTCGTCCATGGAATTCACCATCTGATGTTGATGCAGTAGAATATGGTGGAGATGGAACAATAGTCTCTGATATGTTTTCCTTATTGTCACTGTGTGGATCATATTTAAATAAGGAATCCAAGCAGAATAGCAATCAGAAGTGCAAACTATCCAACCCTCATGCTCTTGTAGTGCACTGCTGCCTTGCATTAGCGACAATAGCTGCATGTTTGAAATCAGAGGGAGAGTCTTCAGCATCAGTTATCCTAACAAGTTCCCAGAAAAAACAGCGGTCCCGGCTCTCAGTTCTTGCACACCTCTCATCAGTTGATGATACAGTGAAGAGTTGCCTGCAGCCACACTGTGCATCAGCAATGCTTGCGCTCTCGTCAATTGTTTCTCTTGAAAATGGTGGACAAACCAGATCTTCTCTTTGTGAAACCGCCCTTgctttatttcctcgtatggcAACACTGCACACTCTGCTGAAGCTTTGGTTATCAGATGGAAGCGAAGCACTCTGTCGATATAACGCTGGCCTTCTGAATCTTTTTGGACTCCGTGATGGAAGTATTGGACTGCTAGAGACAAGGTTGAAATGGGGCGGGCCATTAGCCATTGAACAAGCCTGCTCAGTTGGCATCCCACAGCTCCTAATTCGCTTGCTTACTGATGGTTTCTCAAAAGAGATATCTGACGGGAAAGATAGTTCAACGAACCGCAGTGGGTTGTCTCCATTGGGAGTTGTCTGGACTCTTTCTGCTTTATCTCAATGCCTTCCTGGTGGAGTATTCCGTGAAATTTTGTATAGAAGGGAACAGTTAAAGCTCTTAACTGACTTGTTGTCTGATACACACCTTAAGGCATTGGCAGCCTGGACTGGTCTTGGTGGTGGGAAGAGGGGAGTTCGGGAACTGATAAACTCAGTCGTTGATATCTTGGCATTTCCATTTGTTGCAGTGCAGAGTTCTCCAAACATGCCGTCAGCATCTGCATCCATCAATAGTGGCTTCCTGCTTAATGTTGCATCACCTGGTGGGCGCATTGGTACTGAGAACAAGGAAATGCTCAAAACTATCGAGCAAAACATGCCTCAGTACATTCAAGTTCTACTCGAG GTTGGCATTCCTGGATGTATGCTGCGCTGTCTTGACTATGTCGACATGGAAGATCTAGGTAGGCCCTTGGCCATTGTGGCAAAAATGGCAGGCTACAGGCCACTTGCTTTGCAGCTTCATAAAGAAGGTCTTCTAGATCCAAGTAGAGTAGCTGCATTACTGGAGGGTCCTATAGCAAAGGAGACTTTGCTTGATTTCCTCATGATTATTTCTGACCTTGCTCGCATGTCAAAG GACTTTTATGTACCCATTGATAAAGCTGGACTTGTtggattcttgaagaacttcttATCAAATGGGGACCCTGATATAAGGGCAAAAGCTTGCAGTGCCATTGGCAACATGTGCCGCCATAGCTCCTACTTTTATGGCCCACTT GCAGCAAACAAGGTGATCCAGCTCGTGGTTGACAGGTGTTCTGATCCTGACAAGCGCACACGAAAGTTCGCATGTTTTGCT GTTGGCAATGCTGCTTATCATAATGACATGCTGTATGAAGAATTGAGACGGTCCATACCTCAACTCACCACTTTACTTCTTGGTCCTGAGGAGGATAAAACCAAAGGCAACGCTGCTGGCGCACTCAGTAATCTCGTGAGGAACTCTGACAAACTTTGCGAAGACATTGTCTCCCAAGGCGCAATTCAG GCGCTGCTGAAGATGGTCGGCAGTTACTCTACTGTTGCCCTGAGCCCCAGCAGACGAGACGCTCTCACTGAATCACCGCTAAGAATCGTGCTCTTCGCCCTGCGCAAGATGTGCGACCACGCCATCTGCAGGAACTTCCTCCGGTCTTCGGAGCTGCTCCCGGTCATTGTTCACCTCCGGCAGTCACCTGATTCAACGATCTCCGAGTATGCTTCTGCCATCGCGACTAGAGTGAGCCAGGCCTGA
- the LOC110433489 gene encoding crossover junction endonuclease MUS81-like encodes MAAPAAMQVKVRVPENEEVARCLHEKRLSMREQPAGFKEHLDRTFAKAYRNVCAANEPIRTLKEFSKINGVGPWLIRCMKGFFPESKQDSPTKGKKTRVPKCPKPKKNTAAAAASSSSSSLGKGPPPNLNCQNIQFTPPFSSQGTLELQSCGKTGSSDFSMDKDVVSMDNCILAMPPCQSSEEFLEAYEVVLILDDRENFGYSSRKVASKKVADNISSQFNVPVEVKRLPVGDGIWIARHKKFMTEYVLDFIVERKNVADLGSSIRDNRYKDQKTRLQKCRLKKLIYLVEGDPNTSKGSAASIKTACFTTEILEGFDVIRTSGYTDTMRTYGYLTLSIIDYYSTNFHSLDNSACICPTYDEFERHCRSLQKKTVSQIFALQLMQVPQVTEKVALTVIEFYPTLFSLARAYSMLEGDIHAQEEMLKNKSKMINAGASRNIFKLVWGDGCQSSGLSLD; translated from the exons ATGGCAGCGCCGGCGGCGATGCAGGTCAAGGTGCGTGTTCCAGAGAACGAGGAGGTCGCTCGCTGCCTTCACGAGAAGCGGCTGTCGATGAGGGAGCAGCCGGCCGGTTTCAAGGAGCACCTGGACCGCACGTTTGCCAAAGCCTACCGCAATGTCTGCGCCGCCAATGAGCCCATCCGGACTCTCAAGGAGTTCTCTAAGATCAA TGGTGTGGGGCCATGGCTAATACGTTGTATGAAAGGCTTCTTTCCAGAGTCCAAACAGGATTCTCCAACGAAAG gaaagaaaacaagagTACCAAAATGCCCTAAGCCAAAGAAgaatactgctgctgctgctgcttcttcttcttcttcttctcttg GCAAGGGACCTCCTCCTAACTTAAATTGTCAGAATATTCAGTTTACTCCTCCATTTTCATCCCAAGGAACATTGGAGCTGCAATCGTGTGGTAAAACG GGTTCTTCTGACTTCAGTATGGACAAGGATGTTGTATCAATGGACAATTGTATACTGGCTATGCCACCTTGTCAATCAAGTGAAGAGTTTCTTGAAGCTTACGAGGTTGTTCTGATATTGGATGATCGTGAGAATTTTGG GTATTCCTCAAGAAAAGTTGCTTCAAAAAAGGTTGCGGATAACATTAGTTCGCAGTTTAATGTACCTGTAGAG GTTAAACGTTTGCCTGTAGGTGATGGCATTTGGATCGCTCGTCATAAAAAATTTATGACAGAATATGTTCTAGATTTCATTGTTGAAAGGAAAAATGTTGCAGATTTAGGTAGCTCAATTAGAGACAATCGATACAAAGATCAGAAAACGAGGCTGCAG AAATGCAGGTTAAAGAAGCTCATATATCTTGTTGAAGGTGATCCAAACACTTCAAAAGGATCAGCAGCAAGCATCAAAACAGC CTGCTTCACCACTGAGATTTTAGAAGGATTTGATGTTATCCGTACCAGTGGGTATACTGATACCATGAGAACATATGGTTATCTTACACTCTCAATAATTGATTACTACAGCACAAATTTCCACAGTCTTGATAACAGTGCATGTATATGCCCAACCTATGATGAGTTTGAGAGACATTGTCGTTCCCTTCAGAAGAAAACAGTGAGCCAAATATTTGCTCTGCAACTTATGCAg GTGCCACAAGTAACAGAGAAAGTTGCATTGACTGTTATAGAGTTCTATCCAACTCTTTTCTCACTCGCAAGGGCGTACTCCATGCTT GAAGGTGATATCCATGCCCAAGAGGAGATGTTGAAGAACAAGAGCAAGATGATAAATGCAGGGGCTAGTAGAAACATCTTCAAGCTTGTCTGGGGTGATGGATGTCAATCTTCAGGGCTCAGTTTGGACTAA